The following are from one region of the Paenibacillus sabinae T27 genome:
- a CDS encoding Acg family FMN-binding oxidoreductase, whose translation MSKGYKITRTIILSVIVLLALLAFTLFTASGALKKAEYLDPWKRDYAKQFEDPRLQLVAHGLLAANSHNLQPWKIRLDQQNPLLFYLYTDSERLAPESDPLARQTLVSQGTFLEYMRIAGEQLGYPAEITLFPDGEYDEQHLSESMERKPVAKITLSKANPRRDPLYEFMFLPDTNRMAYRADEVTPAQIRKLSATDTEQDLILSFLNGNEDIKKFGVYGVEGTEIETGLQRMNDESARIFRSNEYQKNKYRFGFSFEGQGTTGWKKHLLQGLITLIPSLNNEEAAAKLAVQTARTAASHTPAYALVLSKDNSRTSQVKAGMLYSRLILAAHEEGLVMQPLSQVLEEYPEMREAYGRIHREYASPGETIQFLIRLGRPTRETPLSMRREAVDLIRE comes from the coding sequence ATGAGCAAGGGCTACAAAATAACAAGAACTATAATCCTGTCTGTCATTGTTCTGCTCGCCCTGCTGGCCTTCACCTTGTTCACTGCCAGCGGTGCGTTGAAGAAGGCCGAATATCTTGATCCCTGGAAACGGGATTATGCCAAACAGTTCGAGGACCCGCGACTGCAGCTCGTGGCTCATGGATTATTGGCCGCGAACAGCCATAATCTGCAGCCATGGAAAATTCGCTTGGACCAGCAGAACCCGCTGCTGTTCTATCTTTACACCGACAGCGAACGGCTTGCGCCGGAATCGGACCCCTTGGCCCGGCAAACGCTGGTTTCACAAGGCACCTTTTTGGAGTATATGCGGATAGCCGGCGAGCAGCTGGGATACCCCGCAGAGATCACGCTGTTTCCGGATGGGGAGTACGATGAACAACATTTAAGTGAGAGCATGGAACGGAAGCCGGTGGCGAAGATTACGTTGTCCAAGGCGAACCCCCGGCGAGATCCGCTTTATGAATTTATGTTCTTGCCGGATACGAACAGAATGGCCTATCGGGCGGATGAAGTGACGCCGGCTCAAATCCGGAAGCTGAGCGCAACCGACACGGAGCAGGACCTGATCTTATCCTTTTTAAACGGAAACGAGGATATCAAGAAGTTTGGCGTCTACGGTGTGGAGGGCACGGAAATCGAAACCGGTCTGCAGCGGATGAACGACGAGTCGGCCCGGATTTTTCGTTCCAATGAGTATCAGAAGAATAAATACCGTTTTGGATTTTCATTTGAAGGGCAAGGAACGACGGGCTGGAAAAAGCATCTGCTGCAAGGATTAATCACGCTCATTCCCTCCCTCAACAATGAAGAAGCCGCGGCCAAGCTCGCCGTCCAGACGGCCCGAACCGCAGCGAGCCATACTCCGGCGTATGCTTTGGTCCTCAGCAAGGATAACAGCCGGACCAGCCAGGTTAAAGCGGGAATGCTGTACAGCAGGCTTATCCTTGCCGCGCATGAGGAAGGACTCGTGATGCAGCCGCTCAGCCAGGTCTTGGAGGAATATCCGGAAATGCGAGAGGCTTACGGCAGAATCCACAGAGAGTATGCGTCGCCGGGCGAAACGATCCAGTTCCTGATCCGCTTGGGAAGACCGACCCGAGAGACACCGCTTAGCATGAGACGGGAGGCTGTGGATTTGATTCGGGAATAG
- a CDS encoding ABC transporter ATP-binding protein: MSAIRVQGLSKVFNVKEKRQGLRGSMQSLFRPVYREKIAVRPIDFSVEEGEILAFMGPNGAGKSTTIKMLTGILHPTSGHAEVLGLCPWKERGRLGFVVGSVFGQKSQLWYHLPPVDSFELLGAVYELPKTDFLRRRDDLAERFEIGPYMNTPVRRLSLGERMRCEIVAALLHSPRVVFLDEPTIGLDIVVKQKIRDLIVEMNREEGTTLFLTSHDAGDIEQLCKRAIVINHGDIILDQEVSRMKRDYLTYKTINLRLKEKPASMELPGVQILKQQGNGLKLNIDTAVINIEEVLGYIVAHCQVEDVTIEDPPMEEIIAKIYERTGGTRSSLAGYPAGAEKEAAHVAALHRGKASGGSL, translated from the coding sequence ATGTCGGCCATACGTGTACAGGGCTTAAGCAAGGTGTTCAATGTCAAGGAAAAGCGGCAGGGGCTTCGCGGCAGTATGCAGTCTTTGTTCCGGCCGGTATACAGGGAGAAGATAGCGGTGAGGCCGATTGATTTTTCGGTGGAGGAGGGAGAAATCCTGGCCTTTATGGGACCTAACGGTGCGGGAAAATCAACCACGATCAAAATGCTGACCGGTATTCTCCATCCGACATCAGGCCATGCAGAGGTTCTGGGTCTGTGCCCCTGGAAGGAACGCGGCAGGCTGGGCTTCGTGGTCGGGTCCGTCTTCGGACAGAAATCGCAGCTCTGGTATCATCTTCCGCCTGTGGACTCCTTCGAGCTGCTCGGGGCCGTCTACGAACTCCCGAAAACGGATTTCCTGCGCCGCAGAGACGATCTGGCCGAACGCTTTGAGATTGGCCCTTATATGAACACTCCCGTGCGCAGGCTGTCTCTTGGCGAAAGAATGCGCTGTGAGATTGTGGCGGCGCTGCTCCACAGCCCAAGAGTGGTATTCCTCGACGAGCCCACCATCGGACTGGATATTGTCGTCAAGCAGAAGATTCGCGACCTGATCGTGGAGATGAACAGAGAGGAAGGGACCACGCTGTTCCTGACCTCTCATGACGCCGGTGATATCGAGCAGTTGTGCAAAAGAGCTATCGTCATCAACCATGGAGATATCATTCTCGATCAGGAGGTATCCCGGATGAAGCGGGATTACCTCACCTACAAGACCATCAACCTGCGGTTGAAGGAGAAACCCGCCTCTATGGAGCTCCCCGGCGTACAGATCCTGAAGCAGCAAGGGAATGGGCTGAAGCTTAACATTGACACCGCCGTGATTAACATCGAAGAGGTTCTAGGGTACATTGTCGCTCACTGCCAGGTGGAGGATGTAACCATTGAAGATCCTCCTATGGAAGAGATTATCGCCAAAATATACGAGCGCACCGGCGGCACTCGCAGCTCCTTGGCCGGGTATCCCGCAGGAGCGGAGAAGGAAGCTGCGCACGTAGCCGCCTTGCACCGCGGCAAGGCTTCAGGAGGTTCCCTATGA
- a CDS encoding ABC transporter permease, with protein MLTAVKRKYGFVFTAWKLNLAGAMEFRLSFFMTAGMMALSNMVFLFFWAMYFHRFPLINGWTLSDVMMVWAVSTAGFGISNMLFGNTLRIAFIVANGDLDLYLAQPKPVLLNVLVNRMSLTAVGDFVFGLVIYVWFGQHTPLGLLKYAAAVLLAAMIFTFFNLLIQSLAFYIGNAEGIGYQMFIGFISFSTYPTDIFKSWGKIMLFTVLPAGFISYLPVGFLREFNWGFMVGLVAAVTVLGMGAWTLFHQGLARYSSGNRMGLRG; from the coding sequence ATGTTAACGGCGGTTAAACGAAAATACGGCTTTGTCTTTACGGCGTGGAAGCTGAATTTGGCCGGCGCCATGGAGTTTCGCCTCAGCTTCTTCATGACGGCTGGGATGATGGCCTTAAGCAATATGGTGTTTCTATTCTTCTGGGCAATGTACTTTCATCGGTTTCCCCTGATCAACGGATGGACCTTGAGCGATGTGATGATGGTCTGGGCCGTCAGCACGGCCGGCTTTGGCATATCCAATATGCTGTTCGGCAATACACTGCGCATCGCTTTTATCGTGGCGAACGGCGACTTGGATTTGTATCTGGCTCAGCCCAAGCCGGTGCTGCTAAATGTGCTGGTCAACCGGATGTCGCTAACGGCGGTAGGAGATTTTGTGTTCGGGCTGGTGATCTATGTCTGGTTCGGGCAGCATACCCCGCTGGGGCTGTTAAAATACGCCGCTGCGGTGCTGCTGGCCGCCATGATCTTCACCTTTTTTAACCTGCTGATCCAGTCCCTTGCCTTCTATATCGGAAATGCGGAAGGAATCGGGTATCAGATGTTTATAGGCTTCATATCGTTCAGCACCTACCCTACGGATATTTTCAAAAGCTGGGGGAAGATCATGCTGTTTACCGTTTTGCCAGCCGGATTCATCAGCTATCTGCCGGTCGGTTTTTTGCGGGAGTTCAACTGGGGCTTTATGGTCGGACTTGTGGCTGCGGTAACTGTGCTGGGGATGGGCGCGTGGAC
- a CDS encoding 4'-phosphopantetheinyl transferase family protein, producing the protein MVEVYALPVPYEEGFPQNMELCDYVSPEKSIRIKRMASPKDAQRLLWAELLVRVLIMDKYKLKNKEITFVTNPHGKPVFERDPSFAFNISHSGNWIVAAVAEHGQWIGVDIEEIRPIELDIAERFFAPMEYRRLIRESKSRQLEYFYDLWTLKESYLKATGAGLTLPLDSFEIHKDREAGAISVAQTHYAHSFFFRQYDVDPSYKLSVCSTEESFADAVKRVECSEVYERVAGVPMQKL; encoded by the coding sequence ATGGTTGAGGTCTATGCGCTGCCGGTGCCGTATGAAGAGGGTTTTCCGCAAAATATGGAATTGTGCGATTATGTGTCGCCAGAGAAAAGCATACGCATCAAGCGCATGGCAAGCCCAAAAGACGCGCAGCGTCTTCTTTGGGCCGAATTGCTCGTTCGCGTTCTGATTATGGACAAATACAAGCTGAAAAACAAAGAGATTACGTTTGTTACCAATCCACATGGCAAGCCTGTTTTTGAGAGAGATCCAAGCTTTGCGTTCAATATCTCCCACTCGGGAAATTGGATCGTTGCGGCCGTTGCCGAACATGGACAATGGATAGGAGTTGATATTGAAGAAATCCGGCCGATTGAGCTTGATATTGCCGAACGATTTTTCGCCCCGATGGAGTACCGTCGTTTGATTAGGGAAAGCAAGTCCCGTCAATTGGAGTATTTCTATGATTTATGGACGCTAAAGGAAAGCTATCTTAAAGCTACCGGCGCAGGATTGACGCTTCCTCTTGATTCATTTGAGATCCATAAGGACAGGGAAGCAGGCGCCATTTCCGTTGCCCAGACCCATTACGCGCATTCGTTCTTTTTTCGGCAATATGATGTTGATCCTTCCTATAAACTGTCCGTTTGTTCCACGGAGGAAAGCTTTGCCGACGCTGTTAAAAGGGTTGAGTGTTCCGAGGTTTATGAGCGGGTGGCTGGAGTGCCGATGCAAAAGCTTTAA
- a CDS encoding ABC transporter permease, with product MNVSVKLRKYRAVSRITVKNQLMYVMDLLVRTLFLLIILYIFIQLWTATYAGTGEKVIGGYRFEELIWYLIFSESLVTAMPKLHITVEDEVKTGGIGYLLCRPVSYILYRYAEFAGEFAVRLVVNLLVGGALGLTLFGLPGFGWGWLGFVPVAAAAVTLNFMIRMMLSLCAFWVEEIQGLIFVYDKLLFTIGGMLLPLELFAEPFRSICRWLPFQTMIYFPVKTAVQFEAGRMLQMLGIQAVWGLVFGLLLSLVYRRGVNKLNVNGG from the coding sequence ATGAATGTATCGGTCAAGCTGCGCAAATATCGGGCCGTCAGCCGGATAACGGTCAAGAACCAACTCATGTATGTTATGGATTTGCTGGTAAGAACGCTGTTTCTGCTCATCATTCTCTATATCTTCATTCAGCTGTGGACCGCCACTTATGCCGGTACAGGGGAGAAGGTTATCGGAGGCTACCGTTTCGAGGAACTGATCTGGTATCTTATTTTTTCCGAATCTCTCGTGACGGCTATGCCGAAGCTTCATATTACTGTGGAGGACGAGGTGAAGACGGGCGGCATCGGGTACCTGCTGTGCAGACCTGTGAGTTACATCCTTTATCGGTATGCGGAGTTTGCCGGGGAATTTGCCGTAAGGCTTGTCGTCAACCTGCTGGTGGGAGGCGCCCTGGGCCTCACGCTTTTCGGACTCCCGGGCTTCGGATGGGGCTGGCTCGGCTTTGTGCCGGTGGCTGCCGCGGCGGTAACGCTGAATTTTATGATCCGGATGATGCTGTCGCTGTGCGCTTTTTGGGTGGAGGAAATTCAAGGCCTGATCTTCGTGTATGACAAGCTGCTGTTTACAATTGGAGGGATGCTGCTTCCCTTGGAACTGTTTGCAGAGCCGTTCCGGAGCATCTGCCGCTGGCTGCCTTTTCAGACCATGATCTATTTTCCGGTCAAGACGGCTGTTCAATTTGAAGCCGGGAGAATGCTCCAGATGCTGGGGATCCAGGCTGTATGGGGGCTGGTGTTCGGTCTGCTGCTCAGCCTGGTGTACAGGAGAGGGGTGAACAAGCTTAATGTTAACGGCGGTTAA